The Fortiea contorta PCC 7126 genome has a segment encoding these proteins:
- the rpoB gene encoding DNA-directed RNA polymerase subunit beta, with amino-acid sequence MTNETYMEPAFLLPDLIEIQRSSFRWFLEEGLIEELNSFSPITDYTGKLELHFLGHNYKLKEPKYSVEEAKRRDSTYAVQMYVPTRLLNKETGDIKEQEVFIGDLPLMTDRGTFIINGAERVIVNQIVRSPGVYYKSEIDKNGRRTYSASLIPNRGAWLKFETDRNDLVWVRIDKTRKLSAQVLLKALGLSDNEIFDALRHPEYFQKTIEKEGQFSEEEALMELYRKLRPGEPPTVLGGQQLLDSRFFDPKRYDLGRVGRYKLNKKLRLSVPDTMRVLTPGDILAAVDYLINLEYDIGNIDDIDHLGNRRVRSVGELLQNQVRVGLNRLERIIRERMTVSDAEVLTPASLVNPKPLVAAIKEFFGSSQLSQFMDQTNPLAELTHKRRLSALGPGGLTRERAGFAVRDIHPSHYGRICPIETPEGPNAGLIGSLATHAKVNLYGFLETPFRPVENGRVRFDLPAVYMTADEEDDLRVAPGDTQLDENSYILGPQVPVRYRQDWSTTTPEQVDYVAVSPVQIVSVATSMIPFLEHDDANRALMGSNMQRQAVPLLKPERPLVGTGLEAQGARDSGMVIVSRTDGDVTYVDATEIRVRPKPSGAEIRYRVSKYQRSNQDTCLNQKPLVRIGERVVAGQVLADGSSTEGGELALGQNIVVAYMPWEGYNYEDAILISERLVQDDIYTSIHIEKYEIEARQTKLGPEEITREIPNVGEDALRQLDEQGIIRIGAWVEAGDILVGKVTPKGESDQPPEEKLLRAIFGEKARDVRDNSLRVPNGEKGRVVDVRLFTREQGDELPPGANMVVRVYVAQKRKIQVGDKMAGRHGNKGIISRILPAEDMPYLPDGSPVDIVLNPLGVPSRMNVGQVFECLLGWAGHNLGVRFKITPFDEMYGEESSRRIVHGKLQEARDETSKTWVYNPDNPGKIVVFDGRTGEPFDRPVTVGVAYMLKLVHLVDDKIHARSTGPYSLVTQQPLGGKAQQGGQRFGEMEVWALEAFGAAYTLQELLTVKSDDMQGRNEALNAIVKGKAIPRPGTPESFKVLMRELQSLGLDIAVHKVETQADGSSLDVEVDLMADQSARRTPPRPTYESLSRESLEEDE; translated from the coding sequence ATGACTAACGAAACATATATGGAACCCGCCTTTTTGTTACCCGATTTAATAGAAATCCAGCGTTCAAGCTTCCGCTGGTTTCTAGAAGAAGGGTTAATAGAAGAACTCAACTCCTTCAGTCCAATTACAGACTACACTGGCAAACTCGAACTACATTTTTTAGGTCACAATTACAAACTCAAAGAGCCAAAGTACAGCGTCGAAGAAGCCAAACGGCGGGATAGCACCTACGCCGTGCAGATGTATGTCCCCACACGCCTGCTTAACAAAGAAACAGGGGATATTAAAGAACAAGAAGTATTTATTGGGGATCTGCCGTTAATGACAGATCGCGGTACTTTCATTATCAACGGTGCCGAGCGGGTAATCGTCAACCAGATTGTGCGGAGTCCCGGAGTCTACTATAAATCAGAAATTGATAAAAACGGGCGTCGTACCTATTCAGCTTCACTCATCCCTAACCGGGGAGCATGGCTAAAATTTGAAACAGACCGCAACGACTTAGTGTGGGTACGCATCGACAAAACCCGCAAACTCTCAGCCCAAGTCCTCCTCAAGGCACTGGGTTTATCAGACAACGAAATCTTTGACGCTTTACGCCACCCAGAGTATTTCCAAAAAACCATCGAAAAAGAAGGGCAGTTTTCTGAAGAAGAAGCCCTGATGGAACTGTACCGCAAACTGCGTCCTGGAGAGCCGCCAACAGTGCTTGGTGGACAACAACTCCTAGATTCTCGGTTCTTTGATCCCAAACGTTACGACCTCGGTCGCGTGGGTAGGTATAAACTCAACAAAAAATTACGCCTCTCTGTACCCGACACCATGCGGGTGTTGACTCCTGGCGATATTTTAGCGGCTGTCGATTACCTGATTAACTTAGAATACGATATTGGTAATATAGACGACATTGACCACTTGGGAAATCGTCGAGTCAGAAGTGTGGGCGAATTACTGCAAAACCAAGTGCGGGTCGGCTTGAACCGGTTGGAGCGGATTATTCGGGAACGGATGACGGTATCCGATGCTGAAGTGCTTACCCCAGCTTCTTTAGTTAACCCCAAACCGTTAGTAGCAGCAATTAAAGAATTCTTTGGTTCTAGCCAACTAAGTCAGTTCATGGATCAAACTAATCCCTTAGCAGAACTGACCCACAAACGCCGCCTCAGCGCCCTCGGTCCTGGCGGTTTAACCAGAGAAAGAGCTGGTTTTGCCGTGCGAGATATCCATCCTTCACACTACGGGCGAATTTGCCCAATTGAAACTCCAGAAGGACCCAACGCGGGCTTGATTGGTTCCTTAGCAACCCATGCCAAAGTTAACTTGTACGGCTTTTTGGAAACGCCATTTCGACCTGTAGAAAATGGTAGGGTTCGATTTGATCTACCTGCAGTCTACATGACAGCCGATGAAGAAGACGACCTGCGAGTAGCACCGGGTGATACTCAATTAGATGAAAATAGTTACATCCTTGGGCCTCAAGTACCAGTACGCTATCGCCAAGATTGGTCAACCACAACACCAGAGCAGGTAGACTATGTAGCAGTTTCTCCAGTACAAATCGTCTCTGTTGCTACTAGTATGATTCCCTTCTTGGAGCATGACGACGCCAACCGGGCACTGATGGGTTCCAACATGCAGCGGCAAGCAGTACCGCTACTCAAACCAGAACGACCTTTGGTGGGCACTGGTTTAGAAGCCCAAGGGGCGAGAGACTCAGGGATGGTAATCGTCTCCCGGACTGATGGCGATGTCACCTATGTCGATGCGACAGAAATTCGTGTCCGTCCCAAACCCTCAGGGGCAGAAATTCGGTACAGAGTTTCCAAATACCAACGCTCTAACCAAGATACATGTCTCAACCAAAAACCCCTAGTCAGAATTGGTGAGCGTGTGGTGGCGGGACAAGTACTGGCGGATGGCTCCTCCACTGAGGGCGGAGAATTAGCTTTGGGTCAAAACATAGTTGTAGCTTACATGCCTTGGGAAGGCTACAACTACGAAGACGCAATTTTGATTTCTGAACGGTTGGTGCAGGATGATATTTACACTTCAATTCACATCGAAAAATATGAAATTGAAGCCAGACAAACCAAACTGGGCCCAGAAGAAATCACCAGAGAAATTCCTAACGTCGGGGAAGATGCCCTGCGGCAGTTGGATGAACAGGGAATTATTCGGATTGGAGCGTGGGTAGAAGCCGGGGATATTTTAGTAGGAAAAGTTACACCAAAGGGTGAATCAGACCAACCACCAGAAGAAAAACTATTACGAGCCATTTTCGGGGAAAAAGCTCGGGATGTGCGCGATAACTCCTTGCGAGTCCCTAACGGTGAGAAAGGACGGGTAGTGGATGTGCGGTTATTCACCCGTGAACAAGGGGATGAACTACCACCGGGAGCGAATATGGTTGTCCGGGTATATGTAGCTCAGAAGCGCAAAATCCAAGTGGGCGACAAAATGGCAGGGCGCCACGGCAATAAGGGTATTATCTCCCGGATTCTGCCTGCGGAAGATATGCCCTATTTACCAGACGGTTCTCCAGTAGATATTGTTTTGAATCCCTTGGGTGTACCCAGCCGGATGAATGTCGGACAAGTGTTTGAGTGTTTATTGGGTTGGGCTGGCCATAACTTAGGGGTGCGGTTTAAGATTACTCCTTTCGACGAAATGTATGGCGAGGAGTCATCACGCAGGATTGTCCATGGCAAATTACAAGAAGCCAGGGATGAAACCAGTAAAACTTGGGTATATAACCCAGATAACCCAGGAAAAATCGTCGTCTTTGATGGTCGGACTGGGGAACCCTTCGACCGACCAGTGACTGTGGGCGTAGCTTACATGTTGAAACTGGTGCACTTGGTGGATGACAAAATCCACGCCCGGTCTACAGGCCCTTACTCCCTCGTTACTCAGCAACCCTTGGGTGGAAAAGCGCAACAAGGCGGTCAGCGGTTTGGCGAAATGGAAGTGTGGGCATTGGAAGCTTTTGGTGCAGCCTATACCTTGCAGGAATTGCTGACTGTGAAATCCGACGACATGCAAGGGCGTAATGAAGCCTTGAATGCCATTGTTAAAGGTAAAGCAATTCCCCGTCCAGGCACACCAGAATCCTTTAAAGTGTTGATGCGAGAATTGCAATCACTAGGCTTAGATATTGCTGTCCACAAGGTAGAAACCCAAGCAGACGGTAGCTCATTAGATGTGGAAGTCGATTTAATGGCAGACCAATCAGCCCGCCGTACCCCACCTCGACCCACCTACGAATCACTGTCCCGTGAGTCACTAGAAGAGGACGAGTAA
- the rpsT gene encoding 30S ribosomal protein S20, translating to MANTKSALKRAEIAERNRLRNKSYKSAVKTLSKKYLNAVEVYKTNPTPELEQEVQLRLSEAYSKIDKAIKRGVLHPNNGARKKSKLAHRLKQFAQAS from the coding sequence GTGGCGAATACAAAGTCTGCTCTTAAGCGCGCCGAAATCGCGGAACGTAACCGACTGCGTAACAAATCCTACAAATCAGCAGTTAAGACACTGAGCAAAAAGTACCTGAACGCAGTAGAGGTCTACAAAACTAATCCTACCCCAGAATTAGAACAAGAGGTACAACTACGCTTGTCTGAAGCTTACAGCAAAATCGACAAAGCCATTAAGCGGGGAGTGCTTCATCCCAACAACGGGGCCAGGAAAAAGTCAAAATTAGCTCACAGACTAAAACAGTTTGCCCAAGCGTCTTAG
- a CDS encoding TatD family hydrolase, which yields MQLIDTHVHLNFDVFQPDLASVRSRWQEAGVVHLVHSCVQPSELVSIQAIAQQVPELSYAVGLHPLDAQKWHSQTAEEILCQARADSKIVAIGEMGLDLHKANNYEQQCIVFESQLAIASQLNLPVIIHCRNAAPQVRAVLEKWQETTQAKIRGVMHCWGGTPEEIQWFVDLGFYISFSGTVTFKNAKQIQSSAARVRSDRLLIETDCPFLAPVPKRGERRNEPAYVRYVAEQVAQLRSETVEAIAAQTTQNACELFGLVL from the coding sequence ATGCAGCTGATTGACACCCACGTTCATCTTAACTTCGATGTTTTCCAGCCAGATTTAGCTTCAGTACGATCGCGATGGCAAGAAGCAGGTGTAGTACATTTGGTACATTCTTGCGTCCAACCATCAGAGTTGGTCAGCATTCAAGCCATAGCGCAGCAAGTCCCCGAACTGAGCTACGCGGTTGGGCTGCACCCTTTAGATGCTCAAAAGTGGCACAGCCAAACAGCCGAAGAAATTTTATGCCAAGCCAGAGCTGACTCCAAGATAGTAGCTATCGGGGAAATGGGACTGGATTTGCACAAAGCAAACAACTACGAGCAACAATGCATAGTATTTGAGTCACAACTGGCGATCGCGTCCCAACTAAACTTACCTGTGATCATTCACTGCCGCAATGCAGCGCCACAAGTAAGAGCAGTGTTGGAAAAATGGCAGGAAACCACACAAGCAAAGATTCGGGGTGTGATGCATTGTTGGGGTGGCACACCAGAGGAAATCCAATGGTTTGTTGATTTAGGGTTCTACATTAGCTTTAGTGGCACAGTAACCTTCAAAAACGCCAAACAAATACAATCTTCAGCCGCTAGGGTGAGAAGCGATCGCCTGCTAATTGAGACAGACTGTCCTTTCTTAGCTCCAGTACCCAAACGAGGGGAAAGACGTAACGAGCCTGCTTATGTTCGTTACGTAGCAGAGCAAGTGGCACAATTGCGTAGCGAAACCGTAGAGGCGATCGCTGCTCAAACCACCCAAAATGCCTGCGAATTATTTGGTCTCGTCCTTTAA
- the hisD gene encoding histidinol dehydrogenase, translating into MLRIITQQADVRAELQRICDRTQDEQLLHKEATVREVLQAVKRQGNKAVLHYTDEFDNQILKPEELRITGSDLDAAYQQVSKELLEAIRLACNQIETFHRQRVPKSWVHFGDDDVVLGKRYTPVDCAGLYIPGGRGVYPSTVLMNAIPAKVAGVPRVVMVTPPRPQKAIHPAVLVAAQEAGVQEIYRVGGAQAIAALAYGTETIPKVDVITGLGNIYVTLAKKLVYGTVGIDCLAGPSEVLIIADETANAIHVAADLLAQAEHDPMAAAILLTTDGALAKNVQVAVERQLVDHPRRLDTEKAIAHYGLIVIVESLEAAAELSNDFAPEHLALEIADPWELLPQIRHAGAIFLGHSTPEAVGHYLAGPSHTLPTSGSARHACALGVETFVKHSSIIQYSQTALQKVAGAIDVLATAEGLPSHTDSIRRRIQQEE; encoded by the coding sequence ATGCTGCGAATCATTACTCAGCAGGCAGACGTCAGAGCAGAACTACAACGTATCTGCGATCGCACCCAAGACGAACAACTGCTTCATAAAGAAGCTACGGTGCGAGAAGTGTTGCAAGCAGTAAAACGCCAAGGCAACAAAGCTGTATTACACTATACAGATGAATTTGACAACCAAATCCTGAAGCCAGAAGAGTTGCGTATTACAGGTTCAGACCTGGATGCAGCTTACCAACAGGTGTCAAAAGAGTTGCTAGAGGCGATTCGTTTGGCTTGCAACCAAATTGAAACGTTTCACCGTCAGCGAGTCCCCAAAAGCTGGGTACACTTTGGTGATGATGATGTAGTGTTGGGCAAACGCTACACTCCTGTTGATTGTGCTGGTTTATATATACCCGGTGGACGTGGCGTCTATCCCAGTACAGTACTGATGAATGCTATTCCTGCAAAGGTAGCTGGTGTACCACGTGTAGTAATGGTAACACCGCCAAGACCGCAAAAAGCAATTCATCCCGCAGTGCTGGTAGCTGCTCAAGAAGCGGGAGTACAAGAAATTTATCGCGTTGGTGGGGCACAGGCCATCGCCGCTCTAGCCTATGGCACAGAAACCATCCCTAAAGTAGATGTGATCACTGGACTTGGTAACATTTATGTCACCTTGGCCAAGAAATTAGTTTATGGAACCGTGGGAATTGATTGCTTGGCAGGGCCAAGTGAAGTATTAATTATTGCTGACGAAACAGCAAATGCCATACATGTAGCTGCCGATTTATTGGCACAGGCTGAACATGATCCCATGGCTGCAGCTATTTTGTTAACAACAGACGGGGCTTTAGCCAAGAATGTGCAAGTAGCCGTGGAAAGACAACTGGTAGACCACCCACGACGGCTAGATACAGAAAAAGCGATCGCTCATTATGGCTTGATCGTGATTGTAGAATCTCTCGAAGCCGCAGCAGAACTTTCTAACGACTTTGCGCCTGAACATCTAGCATTAGAAATAGCTGATCCTTGGGAACTCTTACCACAAATTCGCCATGCTGGAGCAATTTTCTTGGGTCACTCCACGCCAGAAGCTGTGGGACACTATTTAGCAGGCCCTAGCCATACCTTACCAACTTCCGGATCTGCTCGCCATGCTTGTGCTTTGGGGGTCGAAACATTTGTTAAACACTCTAGTATTATCCAGTATTCACAAACCGCTCTGCAAAAGGTAGCTGGAGCCATAGACGTTTTAGCAACAGCAGAAGGACTACCCTCCCATACTGATTCAATCCGACGCCGAATTCAGCAAGAAGAATGA
- a CDS encoding cellulase family glycosylhydrolase — protein MPSTFRKKQIKIKHLERLFLFFVAAMVLILGVVIKLPVNRQLDVASAAMTMQLPLSTQGAKILDAEGKTVVLKGVNWFGMETELHAPHGLWKRDYQEMLAQIKKLGYNLIRLPYSVAGLRSLNISGVDFSIGSNSELQGKTPLEVMDLVIQAAERQGLLILLDSHRLNDQRIPELWYGDGFTEADWIDTWKMLAQRYKNQANVIGADVKNEPHGRASWGTNDLATDWRLAAERAGNAILSINPNWLIVVEGVENNVPGQKLKHHWQGGNLEGVKRYPVRLSRRNKLVYSPHEYGPGVFNQPYFSESNFPRNLSDRWQIGFNYISTQKIAPILIGEFGGRQVDTISPEGIWQNEFVKYIKKHNLSFAYWSWNPNSADTGGILLDDWQSYDLPKQQLLSQLLVSAPVQQVEKPHNSPVLPISEVTTQLKVTTDMYSNWETGFCVSFKIMNSGNTKISNWQFKFNLNEAKISNSWNANFQQQKTQYIVTPFDWGLVIEPNQSRDIGFCANKLGADYQIRNVSAVSLKSGN, from the coding sequence ATGCCATCTACTTTTAGAAAAAAGCAAATAAAAATTAAGCATTTGGAAAGACTTTTTTTATTTTTTGTAGCTGCAATGGTATTGATACTGGGAGTTGTGATTAAATTACCTGTCAATAGACAACTAGACGTGGCGAGTGCGGCGATGACGATGCAGTTACCTCTGTCAACTCAGGGTGCAAAGATTTTAGACGCTGAGGGTAAGACGGTTGTGCTCAAAGGTGTGAATTGGTTTGGGATGGAAACAGAGTTACACGCCCCCCATGGACTATGGAAGCGCGATTATCAGGAAATGTTGGCACAGATCAAAAAGTTGGGATATAACCTGATCCGATTGCCTTATTCTGTCGCAGGATTGCGATCCCTCAACATCAGCGGTGTAGACTTTAGTATTGGTAGCAATTCTGAACTCCAAGGTAAAACGCCTTTGGAAGTGATGGATTTAGTGATTCAAGCTGCTGAACGTCAGGGATTATTAATCCTATTAGACAGCCATCGCCTTAATGATCAGCGAATTCCGGAATTGTGGTATGGAGACGGTTTCACTGAAGCTGACTGGATTGATACTTGGAAGATGTTAGCTCAAAGATATAAAAATCAAGCTAATGTAATTGGTGCAGATGTAAAAAATGAACCTCACGGACGAGCTAGCTGGGGAACTAATGATTTAGCTACTGATTGGCGGTTGGCTGCAGAACGTGCTGGTAATGCTATTCTCAGTATCAATCCGAATTGGCTGATTGTTGTCGAAGGTGTGGAAAACAATGTTCCTGGTCAAAAGCTCAAGCACCACTGGCAAGGTGGTAATTTAGAAGGTGTGAAGCGTTACCCAGTACGGTTGTCTCGCCGCAATAAGCTAGTTTATTCTCCTCATGAGTATGGCCCTGGAGTATTTAATCAACCTTATTTTTCAGAATCTAATTTTCCCAGAAATTTGAGCGATCGCTGGCAGATAGGATTTAACTATATCTCTACTCAAAAAATTGCTCCCATCCTCATTGGCGAATTTGGCGGACGACAAGTAGACACCATTTCACCAGAAGGAATTTGGCAAAATGAGTTTGTAAAATACATCAAAAAGCATAATTTAAGCTTTGCTTATTGGAGTTGGAATCCTAATAGTGCGGATACAGGGGGTATATTATTAGATGATTGGCAAAGTTACGATCTACCAAAGCAACAATTATTATCTCAATTGCTTGTGTCTGCGCCAGTCCAACAGGTAGAGAAACCTCATAATTCTCCTGTGCTCCCAATTTCTGAGGTGACTACTCAATTAAAAGTAACTACCGATATGTATTCTAATTGGGAAACGGGATTTTGTGTAAGTTTCAAAATTATGAATTCAGGAAATACCAAAATTAGCAATTGGCAATTCAAATTTAATCTGAATGAGGCGAAAATTAGTAATTCTTGGAACGCTAATTTTCAACAGCAAAAGACGCAGTATATCGTGACTCCTTTTGATTGGGGATTAGTAATTGAACCAAATCAATCGAGAGATATCGGGTTTTGTGCTAATAAGCTTGGCGCAGATTACCAAATTAGAAATGTAAGTGCAGTTAGTCTAAAATCGGGTAATTAA